Proteins co-encoded in one Salvia splendens isolate huo1 chromosome 4, SspV2, whole genome shotgun sequence genomic window:
- the LOC121798638 gene encoding delta(8)-fatty-acid desaturase-like, with the protein MAKFITSDELKKHNKPDDLWLSIQGKVYNVTDWAKDHPGGPIPLFNLAGNDVTDAFIAFHPASAWSHLDRFFTGYHLHDFHVSDVSKDYRNLSAKFTQSGLFEKKGHGVVISLLFIAALLSACFYGVLRTSAFSTHMLSGALLGFTWMQITYLGHDSGHYNIMSSPKFNKLAQIMTGNCLTGISIAWWKWTHNAHHVACNSLDYDPDLQHLPMLAVSNKLFHSLTSRFYNRQLTFDPLSKFFISYQHFTFYPVMCVARVNLYLQTFLLLFSARRVPDRALNILGIAVFWTWFPLLVSCLPNWPERVLFVLASFCVCAIQHVQFCLNHFAASVYVGAPKGNDWFEKQTSGTIDISCSPNMDWFFGGLQFQLEHHLFPRLPRCHLRKISPLVQELCKKHNLPYISLSFVEANKWTLRTLRTAALEAREMADPASKNLLWEAVNTHG; encoded by the coding sequence ATGGCGAAGTTCATCACCTCCGACGAGCTGAAGAAGCACAACAAGCCTGACGATCTCTGGCTATCGATCCAAGGCAAAGTCTACAACGTGACAGATTGGGCTAAAGACCACCCCGGCGGCCCCATCCCCCTCTTCAACCTCGCCGGCAACGACGTCACCGACGCCTTCATCGCCTTCCACCCTGCCTCCGCCTGGTCCCACCTCGACCGCTTCTTCACCGGCTACCACCTCCACGACTTCCACGTCTCCGACGTCTCCAAGGACTACCGAAACCTCTCCGCCAAATTCACCCAATCCGGCCTCTTCGAGAAAAAAGGCCACGGCGTCGTCATCTCCCTCCTCTTCATCGCCGCCCTCCTCTCCGCCTGCTTCTACGGAGTCCTCCGCACCAGCGCCTTCTCCACCCACATGCTCTCCGGCGCCCTCCTCGGATTCACCTGGATGCAGATCACCTACCTCGGCCACGACTCCGGCCATTACAACATCATGTCCTCCCCCAAATTCAACAAGCTCGCGCAGATCATGACCGGGAACTGCCTCACCGGGATCAGCATTGCCTGGTGGAAGTGGACCCACAACGCCCACCACGTGGCCTGCAACAGCCTCGACTACGACCCCGACCTCCAGCACCTCCCCATGCTCGCCGTCTCCAACAAGCTCTTCCACTCCCTCACCTCGCGCTTCTACAACCGCCAGCTCACCTTCGACCCCCTCTCCAAATTCTTCATCAGCTACCAGCACTTCACCTTCTACCCCGTCATGTGCGTCGCCAGGGTCAATCTCTACCTCCAGAcgttcctcctcctcttctccgcCCGCAGAGTCCCCGACAGAGCCTTGAACATCTTAGGGATCGCTGTCTTCTGGACGTGGTTTCCTCTGCTCGTATCCTGCCTGCCTAACTGGCCTGAGCGAGTGCTCTTCGTTTTAGCGAGCTTCTGCGTCTGCGCCATCCAGCACGTGCAGTTCTGTCTCAACCATTTTGCTGCGAGTGTTTACGTTGGAGCGCCTAAGGGGAATGATTGGTTCGAGAAGCAGACGAGTGGGACCATTGACATCTCTTGCTCCCCGAACATGGACTGGTTTTTCGGGGGGCTGCAGTTTCAGCTGGAGCACCATCTCTTTCCGAGGCTGCCGAGGTGCCATTTGAGGAAGATATCGCCCTTGGTGCAGGAGCTTTGCAAGAAGCATAACCTGCCTTACATAAGCCTGTCGTTCGTCGAGGCGAACAAGTGGACTCTAAGGACTCTCCGGACTGCGGCCTTGGAGGCCAGGGAGATGGCGGACCCTGCATCCAAGAATTTGCTATGGGAAGCTGTCAACACACATGGTTGA
- the LOC121801563 gene encoding uncharacterized protein LOC121801563, which produces MAFLIHSPGISLLAGSGRPGRITPATTRRNVRFSVCSGVKDLEKKEVSKLRKRGDAYEDSLWCLYGLVKQDETVSFSVSETKDEEGKKQDYYVNTGYAIRTIREEFPELFYRELSFDIYRDDIVFKDPLNTFSGIENYKTIFWALRFHGRIFFKALWVDIVSVWQPVENLIMVRWTVHGIPRVPWESHSRFDGTSEYKLDKDGKIYEHKVHNIALNGPQKFQVIGVEQLIQSIGCPSTPKPTYFELLSPSATNLVPLKKLSAVKCYLASLLTRLKSEVKS; this is translated from the exons ATGGCGTTCTTGATTCACTCGCCGGGAATTTCATTGCTCGCAGGAAGTGGAAGGCCTGGGAGAATCACTCCTGCAACCACAAGAAGAAACGTCAGGTTTTCCGTCTGTTCGGGCGTTAAGGATTTGGAGAAGAAGGAGGTTTCGAAATTGAGGAAGAGAGGCGATGCATACGAGGATAGCTTGTGGTGTTTGTACGGGCTGGTGAAGCAGGACGAGACAGTGTCGTTTTCGGTGAGCGAGACCAAGGACGAGGAAGGGAAGAAGCAGGATTATTATGTGAATACTGGTTACGCGATTCGGACTATCCGAGAGGAGTTTCCTGAGCTTTTCTACCGGGAGCTAAgctttgatatatacag GGATGACATTGTCTTCAAGGATCCACTCAACACCTTTTCTGGCATAGAGAATTACAAGACGATCTTCTGGGCTCTAAGATTTCATGGAAGGATTTTCTTCAAGGCCCTGTGGGTTGACATTGTAAGTGTGTGGCAGCCTGTGGAGAACCTGATAATGGTGCGTTGGACTGTCCATGGCATCCCACGGGTTCCGTGGGAGAGTCATAGCAGATTCGATGGTACCTCAGAGTACAAGCTTGACAAGGATGGGAAGATTTATGAGCACAAAGTTCACAACATAGCCTTGAATGGACCTCAGAAGTTTCAAGTAATAGGAGTGGAGCAGTTGATTCAATCAATAGGTTGCCCCTCCACTCCAAAGCCTACTTATTTTGAACTTCTGTCTCCTTCAGCGACGAATCTCGTGCCACTGAAGAAATTGTCTGCTGTTAAATGCTACTTAGCTTCTCTTCTAACTAGACTGAAATCTGAGGTCAAGTCATAA
- the LOC121801633 gene encoding protein ABIL1-like has product MEAGKDQQEKQSMTFDEMSVDKSISFVTALQELKNLRPQLYSAAEYCEKSYLNSEQKQMFLDNLKDYAVKALVNAVDHLGTVAYKLSDIVEQQTMEISSIDLKVACVTQKLLTCQTYTDNEGLRKQQLLAIIPKHHKHYMLPNSIKKVHFTPHMQADPTQSKLVKGRHYPSGASAARTLSWHLASATKSNMKGSSCGILSTDEAKVNVKSSPALNSLDGQRSKRMRSAPATRAAMQTLGITRREYSEGSKPLTQHRSFDNPIHSQKEVVHPPVRSKSVITAFFAKQKTPNLWTKG; this is encoded by the exons ATGGAGGCGGGGAAAGATCAACAGGAGAAGCAATCCATGACGTTTGATGAGATGTCGGTGGACAAGAGTATCAGTTTCGTTACGGCATTACAG GAACTGAAGAACCTCAGACCTCAACTCTATTCTGCAGCAGAGTATTGTGAAAAGTCATATCTTAACAGCGAGCAGAAGCAGAT GTTTCTGGATAATCTGAAGGATTATGCTGTTAAAGCGCTAGTCAATGCAGTTGATCACCTTGGTACCGTTGCTTACAAGTTGAGTGATATCGTGGAGCAACAGACAATGGAGATCTCATCCATCGATCTGAAAGTTGCATGTGTGACCCAG AAACTTCTTACTTGTCAAACTTATACGGATAATGAAGGCCTTAGGAAGCAGCAGTTATTAGCTATCATCCCAAAGCATCACAAGCATTATATGTTGCCAA ATTCCATCAAGAAGGTCCACTTCACCCCACACATGCAGGCAGATCCTACACAATCCAAACTAGTGAAAGGACGTCATTATCCTTCAG GTGCTTCGGCTGCAAGAACTCTTTCTTGGCATTTGGCATCTGCTACCAAATCGAACATGAAAGGCTCCTCATGTGGCATACTGAG CACTGATGAAGCAAAGGTGAATGTAAAAAGCTCTCCTGCACTCAACTCGTTAG ATGGTCAGAGGAGTAAGCGAATGAGATCTGCTCCAGCCACAAGAGCAGCTATGCAAACTCTGGGCATTACAAGACGA GAATATTCAGAGGGCTCAAAACCTCTAACTCAACACAGATCATTTGATAATCCAATTCATTCTCAGAAAGAGGTCGTTCACCCCCCTGTTCGTAGTAAGAGCGTGATTACAGCGTTCTTCGCCAAGCAAAAAACACCAAACCTGTGGACAAAGGGATGA
- the LOC121797950 gene encoding rRNA-processing protein FCF1 homolog isoform X1 produces MGKAKKTPKFAVMKKIVTHKAIKHSILYCRYKEDVLNPNRKDLTKEKLPRNVPQVSSALYFKHNTALGPPYRILVDTNFINFSIQNKLDLEKAMMDCLYAKCTPCITDCVMAELEKLGQKYRVALRIAKDPRFERLPCIHKGTYADDCLVDRVTQHKCYIVATCDRDLKRRIRKIPGVPIMYITKHQYSIERLPEATIGGAPRV; encoded by the exons ATGGGGAAAGCCAAGAAAACTCCTAAATTTGCTGTCATGAAGAAAATCGTCACCCACAAAGCAATTAAACA TTCGATTTTATATTGTAGGTACAAGGAGGATGTTTTAAACCCTAACAGGAAAGACTTGACCAAGGAGAAACTCCCCCGCAATGT ACCGCAAGTTTCATCAGCGCTTTACTTCAAGCACAATACTGCTTTAGGGCCTCCATACCGAATATTGGTGGATACTAACTTCATCAATTTCTCCATCCAAAATAAA TTGGATTTGGAGAAAGCAATGATGGACTGCTTGTATGCAAAAT GCACTCCGTGCATTACAGACTGTGTTATGGCTGAGCTTGAGAAGTTGGGTCAGAAATATCGAGTTGCTTTGAG AATTGCAAAGGATCCTCGATTTGAAAGGCTTCCCTGCATTCACAAAGGAACTTATGCTGATGATTGTCTTGTTGACAGGGTTACTCAG CACAAGTGCTACATCGTTGCAACCTGTGACAGGGACCTGAAGAGGAGAATCCGTAAG ATCCCTGGTGTGCCAATTATGTACATTACAAAGCACCAGTATTCCATTGAACGGCTACCTGAGGCTACCATTGGTGGAG CTCCAAGAGTTTGA
- the LOC121797950 gene encoding rRNA-processing protein FCF1 homolog isoform X2: MGKAKKTPKFAVMKKIVTHKAIKQYKEDVLNPNRKDLTKEKLPRNVPQVSSALYFKHNTALGPPYRILVDTNFINFSIQNKLDLEKAMMDCLYAKCTPCITDCVMAELEKLGQKYRVALRIAKDPRFERLPCIHKGTYADDCLVDRVTQHKCYIVATCDRDLKRRIRKIPGVPIMYITKHQYSIERLPEATIGGAPRV, translated from the exons ATGGGGAAAGCCAAGAAAACTCCTAAATTTGCTGTCATGAAGAAAATCGTCACCCACAAAGCAATTAAACA GTACAAGGAGGATGTTTTAAACCCTAACAGGAAAGACTTGACCAAGGAGAAACTCCCCCGCAATGT ACCGCAAGTTTCATCAGCGCTTTACTTCAAGCACAATACTGCTTTAGGGCCTCCATACCGAATATTGGTGGATACTAACTTCATCAATTTCTCCATCCAAAATAAA TTGGATTTGGAGAAAGCAATGATGGACTGCTTGTATGCAAAAT GCACTCCGTGCATTACAGACTGTGTTATGGCTGAGCTTGAGAAGTTGGGTCAGAAATATCGAGTTGCTTTGAG AATTGCAAAGGATCCTCGATTTGAAAGGCTTCCCTGCATTCACAAAGGAACTTATGCTGATGATTGTCTTGTTGACAGGGTTACTCAG CACAAGTGCTACATCGTTGCAACCTGTGACAGGGACCTGAAGAGGAGAATCCGTAAG ATCCCTGGTGTGCCAATTATGTACATTACAAAGCACCAGTATTCCATTGAACGGCTACCTGAGGCTACCATTGGTGGAG CTCCAAGAGTTTGA
- the LOC121800719 gene encoding LOW QUALITY PROTEIN: tRNA-specific adenosine deaminase TAD3-like (The sequence of the model RefSeq protein was modified relative to this genomic sequence to represent the inferred CDS: substituted 2 bases at 2 genomic stop codons), translating into MKGTADGKTVGPSDCWEIVHIPEKPPIRPDHQPTVDVLASAIDAMHANTVVRKLNHIAPLEGLHHVLLFXCLVXESTFILTGESQLFVVLCMDPESNAECNYMNTYQLSTFTTKLCKYAATTKEEWKEQCKLWPTSFHPPTSNIDGITGFSESDSLSVLKFMKHAVHIAKSGALLVWSMMEVLSSSYVNQICKLDPLSGETIASSCDEVLYPGAKGSSKEPCCSKNHETTTQGGSNEMGNDLLSNEATQSYMEVSCLNPWGWLEHQLHSNLGSRCSMAIVYQRIRRVFYAFPNPNNGALGSVHRLQGERSLNHHYAVFRVMLPREILD; encoded by the exons ATGAAGGGCACTGCTGATGGAAAAACTGTAGGCCCATCAGACTGTTGGGAAATAGTTCACATTCCTGAGAAGCCTCCGATTCGTCCAGACCACCAGCCTACGG TGGATGTCCTTGCTTCTGCAATCGATGCTATGCATGCGAATACTGTAGTCAG AAAACTAAATCATATAGCTCCCCTGGAAGGCCTCCACCATGTGCTACTATTTTGATGTTTGGTCTAAGAGAGCACATTTATCCTGACAGGAGAGAGTCAGTTATTTGTGGTTTTATGCATGGATCCTGAAAGCAATGCTGAGTGTAACTATATGAATACGTACCAGTTGAGTACTTTCACTACAAAA TTATGCAAATATGCTGCAACAACAAAAGAAGAATGGAAAGAACAATGCAAGTTGTGGCCAACTTCCTTCCATCCACCTACTTC CAATATCGATGGCATAACTGGATTTTCGGAGTCAGATTCATTATCTGTTCTCAAATTTATGAAACATGCAGTTCACATTGCGAAATCCGGTGCTTTG CTCGTATGGTCAATGATGGAAGTCCTTTCTAGCTCTTATGTTAATCAAATCTGCAAGT TGGATCCTTTATCAGGAGAAACTATTGCTAGCTCGTGTGATGAGGTCTTATATCCTGGTGCTAAAGGTAGTAGCAAGGAGCCATGCTGTTCCAAAAATCACGAAACAACTACACAGGGTGGGTCTAATGAAATGGGAAATGATTTACTATCCAATGAAGCAACGCAATCATATATGGAAGTCTCTTGTTTAAATCCTTGGGGATGGCTCGAGCACCAATTGCATTCGAATTTGGGTTCTAG GTGCTCAATGGCGATCGTGTATCAGAGAATCAGACGAGTGTTCTATGCTTTCCCAAACCCAAACAATGGTGCTTTGGGAAGCGTCCACAGATTGCAAGGAGAGAGAAGCTTGAATCATCACTATGCTGTTTTTAGAGTCATGTTGCCTAGAGAGATCCTTGATTGA